From the genome of Rhizobium sp. NXC24, one region includes:
- a CDS encoding transglutaminase-like cysteine peptidase, translating to MERKNNKVILAAIAAASLAFGLSSSTTCLAATSDTVRPVVNLLSDPLFDTVINLFAPTAANTAKAIEGLDLAALSQSLAVEPAGLPHNDEAVLEPARPAQPTNTPMGDSVFGTVAIPFKHLAALDKFAGPLAEIRSGKALGCSAGGCDTAAAAVAAAETKAAGASIRDKINTINFTVNHAIRYASDMDTYHVTDYWAKPSEALSHQQGDCEDFAILKMAALYNAGVDLDQMALVILFDQQRHFYHAVLSVSVNGNYFILDNMRDEVLSDRRIAEYLPLYSIVAGRGYLHGSRDPHAKAVVAAMPLAKVAPGEGEIH from the coding sequence ATGGAACGCAAGAACAATAAAGTTATACTTGCAGCGATTGCTGCAGCTTCCCTTGCCTTTGGTCTGTCGTCATCAACCACCTGCCTGGCGGCGACCAGCGATACCGTCCGCCCGGTCGTCAACCTGCTTTCGGATCCGCTGTTCGACACGGTCATCAATCTCTTTGCGCCGACCGCCGCAAACACAGCAAAGGCGATTGAGGGCCTCGACCTTGCCGCGCTGAGCCAGAGCCTCGCCGTCGAGCCCGCAGGTCTTCCGCATAATGATGAAGCTGTGCTCGAGCCGGCACGTCCCGCACAGCCGACCAACACCCCAATGGGCGACTCGGTGTTCGGAACAGTCGCCATCCCCTTCAAGCATCTTGCGGCGCTCGACAAGTTTGCCGGCCCGCTCGCCGAGATCCGTTCCGGCAAAGCGCTCGGTTGCAGCGCTGGTGGATGCGATACAGCCGCAGCTGCCGTCGCGGCTGCCGAGACAAAGGCTGCCGGCGCCTCGATCCGCGACAAGATCAACACCATCAATTTCACCGTCAACCATGCCATCCGCTACGCCAGCGACATGGATACCTATCATGTGACGGACTACTGGGCGAAGCCGAGCGAGGCCCTGTCGCACCAGCAGGGCGACTGCGAGGACTTTGCCATATTAAAGATGGCCGCCCTCTACAATGCAGGCGTCGATCTCGACCAAATGGCGCTGGTCATCCTCTTTGACCAGCAGCGGCATTTCTACCACGCCGTCCTCTCGGTCTCGGTCAACGGCAATTATTTCATCCTCGACAACATGCGCGATGAGGTTTTGTCCGACAGGCGCATTGCAGAATATCTGCCGCTCTATTCGATCGTCGCCGGCCGCGGCTATCTGCACGGCTCCCGCGATCCTCATGCGAAAGCGGTTGTCGCCGCAATGCCGCTCGCCAAGGTGGCCCCTGGCGAAGGCGAGATCCACTAA
- a CDS encoding 4-carboxy-4-hydroxy-2-oxoadipate aldolase/oxaloacetate decarboxylase, with product MTHIKDIAERPSTADIEALAKFSPATIHEAQGRRGALSSRLKPVDYRMKLCGPAFTVKCAPRDNIMLQLAINYAKPGDIIVVSAGEYEEAGSFGDVLANACLAKGIGGLVTDTGVRDTLQLRELGFPVFSLSVCIKGTVKETLAAVNDPIIVGGEIINPGDIIVGDADGLVVVRREEAREVARLSQARDDAEAGYIEAYRQGKSVIEVSKLEPVLKAKGLIVDI from the coding sequence ATGACCCACATCAAAGATATCGCCGAGCGACCGAGCACCGCAGACATCGAAGCGCTCGCCAAATTCTCGCCCGCAACGATCCATGAAGCCCAGGGTCGCCGCGGCGCGCTCTCCTCGCGTCTGAAGCCCGTGGACTATCGCATGAAGCTTTGCGGTCCGGCGTTCACGGTGAAGTGCGCGCCGCGCGACAACATCATGCTGCAGCTTGCGATCAACTACGCCAAACCGGGCGACATCATCGTCGTGTCTGCGGGAGAATACGAGGAAGCGGGCTCCTTCGGCGATGTTCTGGCCAATGCTTGCCTTGCCAAGGGCATCGGCGGCTTGGTGACCGATACAGGCGTGCGCGATACGCTTCAATTGAGGGAACTCGGGTTTCCGGTCTTCTCACTCAGCGTCTGCATCAAAGGCACGGTCAAGGAGACGCTCGCTGCGGTCAACGATCCGATCATCGTCGGCGGAGAGATCATCAATCCTGGTGATATCATCGTCGGCGACGCGGATGGTCTTGTCGTCGTTCGCAGAGAGGAAGCGCGGGAGGTCGCGCGGCTTTCGCAGGCGCGTGACGATGCCGAAGCGGGCTACATCGAAGCCTATAGGCAAGGCAAATCGGTCATCGAAGTCAGCAAGCTTGAGCCGGTGCTGAAAGCCAAGGGCCTCATCGTCGATATCTGA
- a CDS encoding winged helix-turn-helix domain-containing protein, with product MVTSLTFGPFRLDADAGILFHGDKPTPLGQRAVALLALLLERSGSPVSKEALIETAWPGLAIEDSNLTVQIAAVRRVLENLSGGGCWIETLPRRGYRYVGPAVAVDGPDSAAAVLATTTPTLPDKPSIAVLPFSNLSGDPEQDYFTDGMVDDIITGLARINWLLVIARNSTFIYKGRAVDVKQVAHELGVRYVLEGSVRKAGGSVRVTGQMIDASTGAHVWAQRYDRCSTDIFALQDEIALSAVGAIAPSLRRAEIDRVKRKRPDSLDAYDLVLRAQLDVDSGMPDRVARALVMLDRAIELDPGYALAHGNAAMCHHCLFLRAGLQEANRAASIRHARSAILHGQDDASALTLAGFSIGMDGHDRKAAFTALEAALAISPSSALTYILGSVILGWGGEAERAIEWSERGMRLSPFDSWAFAAFDAQAMSHLLLGRYDEACRAAYKSVQANPAHSITHVQLAAALAKLGRLEEARAAAARVLELHPTFHFGRQFAGVDCAPALAQCLGDALRAAGLPE from the coding sequence ATGGTTACAAGCCTCACGTTTGGCCCATTTCGCCTCGACGCCGATGCCGGGATCCTGTTCCACGGCGACAAGCCGACGCCGCTCGGTCAGCGGGCGGTTGCGTTGCTTGCGCTGCTCTTGGAGCGGTCGGGTTCACCGGTTTCGAAGGAAGCGCTAATCGAGACTGCATGGCCCGGGCTCGCCATAGAGGACAGCAACCTGACGGTCCAGATCGCGGCGGTGCGGCGGGTTCTCGAAAACCTTAGCGGTGGCGGATGCTGGATAGAGACGCTGCCACGACGCGGCTATCGTTATGTCGGACCGGCGGTCGCAGTTGATGGTCCTGATTCGGCAGCCGCGGTCTTGGCTACGACAACGCCGACATTGCCAGACAAGCCTTCGATCGCGGTTTTACCGTTCTCCAACCTGAGCGGCGATCCTGAACAGGATTATTTCACTGACGGGATGGTTGACGACATCATCACCGGCCTAGCGCGCATCAATTGGCTGCTCGTCATCGCGCGTAACTCGACCTTCATCTACAAGGGTCGCGCGGTGGACGTGAAGCAGGTCGCCCACGAGCTCGGTGTCCGCTACGTGCTCGAAGGCAGCGTGCGGAAAGCCGGTGGCAGCGTACGCGTGACCGGCCAGATGATCGATGCATCGACCGGCGCTCACGTATGGGCTCAGCGGTACGACCGCTGCTCTACCGATATTTTTGCGCTTCAGGACGAGATCGCCCTATCGGCTGTCGGTGCAATCGCACCCAGCCTGCGGCGTGCCGAAATCGATAGGGTGAAGCGCAAGCGTCCCGACAGCCTCGATGCATATGATCTTGTGCTGCGGGCGCAGCTCGACGTGGATTCCGGCATGCCGGACCGGGTTGCGCGAGCGCTGGTGATGCTCGATCGTGCCATCGAACTCGATCCGGGTTATGCGCTGGCGCATGGCAATGCCGCGATGTGCCATCATTGCCTCTTCCTGCGCGCCGGCCTGCAGGAAGCCAACCGTGCCGCTTCCATCCGCCATGCTCGCTCAGCGATCCTCCACGGACAGGATGATGCATCCGCCCTGACCCTTGCGGGTTTTTCCATTGGCATGGATGGACATGACCGGAAAGCTGCTTTCACCGCACTGGAAGCCGCACTCGCCATCAGCCCGTCATCTGCCCTGACCTATATCTTGGGAAGCGTCATTCTCGGATGGGGCGGAGAAGCAGAGCGGGCCATCGAGTGGAGCGAGCGGGGCATGCGGCTGAGCCCATTTGACTCATGGGCTTTTGCCGCATTCGATGCGCAAGCGATGAGTCATTTGCTGCTTGGCCGCTATGATGAAGCCTGTCGCGCAGCCTACAAGTCTGTTCAGGCCAATCCCGCACACAGCATCACCCATGTGCAATTGGCTGCCGCCCTGGCCAAGCTCGGCCGGCTGGAAGAAGCGAGGGCAGCCGCTGCGCGGGTGCTTGAGCTGCATCCAACGTTTCACTTCGGCCGCCAGTTTGCAGGCGTCGACTGTGCGCCGGCGCTCGCGCAATGCCTTGGTGATGCGCTACGTGCTGCCGGCCTGCCGGAGTAG
- a CDS encoding DUF2231 domain-containing protein, giving the protein MAQPMITHNPHSTASIAGHPVHAMLIPFPIAFFVATFVCDLVFWRTGNAAWVTGSLWLLGAGLIMAALAAVAGLTDVLGDAQIRNLQDLWLHAGGNVLVVLIELYNWYSRYAHAEAAVVPVGLVLSLIVVLILLFTGWKGWGMVYRHHVGVADESDEMR; this is encoded by the coding sequence ATGGCCCAGCCTATGATCACCCACAATCCTCACAGCACGGCAAGCATTGCCGGCCACCCTGTCCACGCAATGCTGATACCATTCCCGATCGCCTTCTTCGTCGCGACCTTCGTTTGCGACCTCGTTTTCTGGCGAACCGGCAATGCAGCCTGGGTCACCGGTTCGCTCTGGCTGCTCGGGGCCGGCCTGATCATGGCCGCGCTGGCCGCTGTTGCCGGACTCACCGACGTCCTTGGCGACGCCCAGATCCGTAACCTTCAGGACTTATGGCTTCACGCCGGCGGCAACGTCCTTGTCGTCCTGATCGAGCTTTACAACTGGTACTCGCGATATGCCCACGCAGAGGCGGCGGTGGTGCCGGTTGGCCTCGTCCTGTCGCTGATCGTTGTCCTCATCCTCCTGTTCACGGGTTGGAAAGGCTGGGGAATGGTCTATCGACATCATGTCGGCGTCGCGGATGAATCGGACGAAATGCGCTGA
- a CDS encoding cupin domain-containing protein, with protein sequence MSAAPVIRMPDENKGVMLRGHPMVFLVTGEDTRHTSMFDWTIPAGFATGRHIHRVQEETFYMLDGECLWHVGEKTIRATPGTYLFIPAGVPHNITNVSEKPARVLMTVSPPGHEHYFEELAKLAAHGSPDPSALADLRSRYDTDQISTLTTSA encoded by the coding sequence ATGAGCGCCGCCCCTGTCATCCGCATGCCTGACGAGAACAAGGGGGTCATGCTGCGTGGCCATCCCATGGTGTTTCTCGTCACCGGCGAGGATACGAGACACACGAGCATGTTCGACTGGACGATCCCAGCCGGGTTTGCCACCGGCCGGCATATCCATCGCGTGCAGGAGGAAACCTTCTACATGCTCGACGGCGAATGCCTCTGGCACGTCGGCGAAAAAACGATCCGCGCTACCCCGGGTACCTACCTGTTCATTCCAGCGGGCGTGCCGCACAACATCACCAATGTCAGCGAAAAGCCGGCGCGCGTGCTGATGACCGTCTCTCCGCCCGGACACGAGCATTATTTCGAAGAGCTTGCGAAGCTCGCTGCACACGGCTCTCCCGATCCAAGCGCGCTTGCCGACTTGCGGAGCCGCTACGATACCGATCAGATCTCTACTCTGACAACAAGCGCGTAG
- a CDS encoding HlyD family type I secretion periplasmic adaptor subunit: MRSHRHNIHDNPPLFARLILGICALMIAAFIAWAALADIDEIARGEGKVIPVSKTQIVQSSEPGIVQQINVNLGQVVHKGDLLVQLDNTTTQSTLGESVAKARALGAKVERLALEEAGTYDAQFICPADILATAKDVCDNEEKLFEADRAAYQNKLNVLDQRLKQHQNELDEAHANIDRLTQNIAGAQKQYDLLKPLGEKKLVAETEILKVQRDLVDLQGQLKVYVESLDRLQAAIKEANLQVNDLGLQLRQQALTDKGQALSELSVVDETIRGASDRVKHTDIRSPVDGIVNTLEVNTIGAYVDAGKVIAGVVPTADNLLIEAKISPRDVAFVRLGQPAVIKISAYDFSIFGALDGAVVNVSADSLVDKDKNETYYLVRIKTDKSELERDGKRYPIIPGMVASAEIMTGRKAILAYLMKPINKARSEALTER; encoded by the coding sequence ATGCGTAGTCATCGCCACAATATCCACGACAATCCTCCGCTTTTCGCCCGGCTGATCCTCGGTATCTGTGCCTTGATGATTGCCGCTTTCATTGCCTGGGCGGCCTTGGCCGACATCGACGAGATCGCACGGGGCGAGGGGAAGGTGATACCGGTATCGAAGACGCAGATTGTACAGTCGTCCGAGCCCGGCATCGTCCAGCAGATCAATGTCAATCTTGGCCAGGTCGTCCATAAGGGCGATCTTCTGGTCCAGCTCGACAACACCACGACACAATCGACGCTTGGTGAGTCGGTGGCCAAGGCCCGCGCTCTCGGTGCCAAGGTCGAGCGCCTCGCCTTGGAGGAGGCCGGCACCTACGACGCGCAATTTATCTGTCCGGCCGATATTCTGGCCACCGCCAAGGACGTCTGCGATAACGAGGAAAAGCTTTTCGAGGCGGATCGCGCCGCCTATCAGAACAAGCTTAATGTTCTCGATCAGCGTTTGAAGCAGCATCAGAACGAGCTGGACGAGGCCCACGCCAACATAGACCGTTTGACGCAGAATATCGCCGGGGCTCAGAAGCAGTATGATCTTCTGAAGCCGCTCGGCGAGAAAAAGCTCGTCGCCGAAACTGAAATCCTGAAAGTCCAGCGAGACCTGGTCGACCTGCAGGGTCAGCTTAAAGTCTATGTCGAAAGCCTGGATCGCCTGCAGGCAGCCATCAAGGAAGCGAATCTGCAGGTCAACGACCTCGGGTTGCAGCTGCGCCAGCAGGCATTGACCGACAAGGGGCAGGCATTGTCGGAGCTGTCCGTCGTCGACGAGACGATCCGTGGGGCTTCCGACCGGGTCAAGCATACCGATATCCGTTCCCCGGTCGACGGCATCGTCAATACGCTGGAGGTCAACACGATCGGCGCCTATGTCGACGCCGGCAAAGTCATCGCCGGCGTCGTGCCGACAGCCGACAATCTGCTAATCGAGGCGAAGATTTCACCGCGCGACGTTGCCTTCGTGCGCCTCGGCCAGCCGGCGGTCATCAAGATCTCGGCCTACGATTTCTCGATCTTCGGCGCGCTGGATGGCGCGGTCGTCAACGTCTCCGCCGACAGCCTGGTCGATAAGGACAAGAACGAAACCTATTACCTCGTGCGCATCAAGACCGACAAGTCGGAGCTGGAGCGCGACGGCAAGCGCTATCCGATCATCCCCGGCATGGTGGCTTCGGCCGAGATCATGACCGGCCGCAAGGCGATCCTTGCCTATTTGATGAAGCCGATCAACAAGGCGCGCTCCGAAGCGCTGACAGAACGGTGA
- a CDS encoding ribbon-helix-helix domain-containing protein — protein MRKGAGKDEVTTMARSEALPSVDGDELEPRFRAVTGGGERRGIRLERIYWDGLGRMSEAGGISIGDLVYHTATDMPETGNLASLLRVLSFKWALSRLDAIEDVASLTNLNAVLQASPTPAVVLTRERGIKLFNDAFLKMLRHRLPLIDDVQQTARTLRFSIDTQVEEVFSVLSSNRGKTLNTGFKIGLGSQSLTGQINLALAPTHEAPMLMGYISVY, from the coding sequence ATGCGCAAAGGAGCCGGAAAGGACGAAGTCACGACGATGGCCCGCAGCGAAGCCTTGCCATCCGTCGATGGTGACGAACTGGAGCCGCGTTTCCGCGCCGTGACTGGCGGCGGTGAGCGTCGCGGCATCCGCTTGGAGCGGATCTATTGGGACGGCCTCGGACGGATGTCCGAAGCCGGCGGCATCAGCATCGGCGACCTCGTTTACCATACGGCGACCGATATGCCGGAAACGGGCAATCTCGCCTCGCTGCTGCGCGTTCTGAGCTTCAAATGGGCGCTGAGCCGTCTGGACGCCATCGAAGATGTTGCGTCGCTGACCAATCTCAACGCAGTCCTTCAGGCGTCGCCGACGCCGGCGGTGGTGTTGACGCGGGAGCGCGGGATCAAGCTCTTCAACGATGCCTTCCTGAAAATGCTGCGCCACCGCCTGCCTTTGATTGATGACGTCCAGCAGACGGCGCGCACCCTGCGCTTTTCCATCGACACCCAGGTCGAGGAAGTATTCTCCGTCCTATCGAGCAATCGCGGCAAGACGCTGAATACAGGCTTCAAGATCGGCCTCGGCTCGCAATCGCTGACGGGCCAGATCAATCTGGCACTGGCACCGACGCACGAGGCCCCGATGCTGATGGGCTATATTTCCGTTTATTGA
- a CDS encoding type I secretion system permease/ATPase translates to MLNVAPEVSASVPLQTFKSAFKSVAAFYGRPSSDTVLFSGVPDEVLEAMEQDDVERLSERVGLQVLQHKERDCRLGNFDCPAIVTFAGGGVLPLLEIAENGSYVIDIAPTAGTPLHLTRDELAALNPQAAFAFTLYYQNASEEARVGHAMEIEKRHWLATTLVPYWRTYTRVMLAALFINIIALASPLFTMNVYDRVLPNKAFPTLWVLTIGISLAYLFDFLLKTARAALIDYAGRKADLRLSQLIFDKILNSTLASRPMSTGEYANRVTQYEFVREFFTSNTIGVLIDSLFVIIFLIVIYMIADWLVVIPAVAFVLSVVIGLVAQAQIGKRMAAATNEASRRQSMLVETISTIETLKSLRAEATMLRRWQELTKYSSRTSEDIKHISSNAINLTMLLQQMVSVFIVVAGTYEFADGKIAMGAIVATVMLASRAGAPFGQIAMTLARFRQATMSLRILDKIMEQPDDRPSTVGFVNRQIRSGGFSFQNVSFQYPGSDQAVINQLSFTVTPGEKIGIIGRIGSGKTTLGRLLDGLFQPTSGRVLIDGVDIRQYHMAEVRAAVAVAGQSSDLFSGTVKENLLLGRADASDEELLAVSRMTGVEEFVAVHPRGFDMPVGERGANLSNGQKQALTIARLLLTRPKIVFLDEPSGAMDLASERHLINKLTNAFGPETTVMVATHRHSMLELVDRLIVIDKGRIIADGPKHAVIEAMQRKAVS, encoded by the coding sequence ATGTTGAACGTGGCACCTGAGGTGTCTGCGAGCGTACCGCTGCAGACGTTTAAATCGGCATTTAAATCGGTCGCTGCGTTTTACGGTCGCCCGAGCTCCGACACAGTGCTGTTTTCAGGCGTTCCGGACGAGGTTCTGGAGGCCATGGAGCAGGACGACGTCGAGCGACTGTCAGAACGCGTCGGCCTGCAGGTGCTGCAGCACAAGGAGCGCGATTGCCGGCTGGGTAATTTCGACTGTCCCGCCATCGTCACCTTTGCTGGTGGCGGTGTGCTTCCATTGCTTGAAATCGCCGAAAATGGCTCCTACGTCATCGATATCGCGCCAACAGCGGGGACGCCGCTCCACCTGACGCGGGATGAGCTTGCGGCGCTCAATCCGCAGGCCGCCTTTGCCTTCACGCTCTACTATCAGAATGCTTCGGAAGAAGCGCGCGTCGGTCATGCGATGGAGATAGAGAAGCGGCATTGGCTGGCAACGACGCTGGTGCCCTACTGGCGCACCTATACTCGTGTCATGCTGGCGGCGCTGTTTATCAACATCATCGCGCTGGCCTCGCCGCTCTTCACCATGAATGTCTATGACCGCGTGCTGCCAAACAAGGCGTTCCCAACGCTTTGGGTGCTGACGATCGGCATTTCCCTGGCCTATCTGTTCGATTTCCTGCTGAAGACGGCCCGCGCGGCGCTGATCGACTATGCCGGCCGCAAGGCGGACTTGCGCCTTTCGCAACTGATCTTCGACAAGATCCTGAATTCGACGCTAGCCTCTCGCCCGATGTCGACAGGCGAATATGCCAACCGCGTGACGCAATATGAATTCGTGCGAGAATTCTTCACCTCGAACACGATCGGTGTGCTGATCGACAGCCTCTTCGTCATCATCTTCCTGATCGTCATCTATATGATCGCCGACTGGCTGGTGGTTATTCCGGCTGTCGCTTTCGTTCTGTCTGTCGTGATCGGCCTTGTGGCCCAGGCGCAGATTGGCAAGCGCATGGCGGCTGCGACGAACGAGGCATCACGTCGCCAGTCCATGCTTGTCGAGACGATTTCGACGATCGAGACATTGAAGAGCCTTCGAGCCGAAGCGACCATGCTACGCCGCTGGCAGGAGCTGACGAAATATTCGAGCCGCACCAGCGAGGACATCAAGCACATCTCGTCGAACGCCATCAACTTGACGATGTTGCTGCAACAGATGGTTAGCGTGTTCATCGTCGTGGCGGGCACCTATGAATTCGCCGATGGAAAAATTGCCATGGGCGCGATCGTCGCCACCGTCATGCTGGCGAGCCGTGCCGGCGCGCCTTTCGGACAGATCGCCATGACACTGGCGCGTTTCCGCCAGGCCACCATGTCGCTGCGCATTCTCGACAAGATCATGGAACAGCCTGATGATCGACCGTCGACTGTCGGCTTCGTCAACCGGCAGATCCGCAGCGGCGGATTCAGCTTCCAGAACGTCTCTTTCCAATATCCGGGTTCCGATCAGGCGGTCATCAATCAGTTGTCCTTCACGGTCACGCCCGGGGAGAAGATCGGGATTATCGGCCGCATCGGTTCGGGCAAGACGACGCTCGGCCGGTTGCTTGACGGGCTTTTCCAGCCTACCAGCGGCCGCGTGCTGATCGATGGCGTCGATATCCGCCAGTATCACATGGCAGAGGTGCGCGCCGCCGTGGCTGTCGCCGGCCAGTCGTCTGACCTGTTCTCCGGCACAGTGAAAGAAAACCTGCTGCTCGGCAGGGCCGATGCCAGCGACGAGGAGTTGCTGGCCGTCTCGCGGATGACCGGTGTCGAGGAGTTCGTCGCCGTTCACCCGCGCGGTTTCGACATGCCCGTCGGCGAGCGCGGCGCGAACCTTTCGAATGGCCAGAAGCAGGCATTGACCATCGCCCGCCTGCTCCTGACCCGGCCGAAGATCGTTTTCCTCGACGAGCCCTCGGGGGCCATGGATCTGGCGAGCGAACGGCACCTGATCAACAAGCTGACAAATGCGTTCGGCCCGGAAACGACGGTGATGGTGGCAACCCATCGCCACAGCATGTTGGAGCTGGTCGACCGGCTGATCGTCATCGACAAGGGCCGCATCATTGCCGATGGACCAAAGCACGCCGTCATCGAGGCGATGCAGCGCAAGGCGGTGTCCTGA
- a CDS encoding DUF6074 family protein, with protein MTVVQFPADRRVAEVKRCAEALQRLHGEEANRFWRSEMAALAAALERQGMTEEAISRQASRFMHAVQMELQVAFAMDEAGH; from the coding sequence ATGACGGTTGTACAGTTTCCTGCCGATCGGCGCGTAGCCGAAGTCAAACGATGCGCAGAAGCTCTCCAGCGCCTTCATGGCGAGGAAGCTAACCGTTTCTGGCGGTCGGAGATGGCGGCGCTTGCCGCTGCGCTCGAACGGCAAGGTATGACCGAGGAGGCTATATCGCGCCAAGCGAGCCGCTTCATGCATGCGGTTCAGATGGAACTGCAAGTCGCCTTTGCGATGGATGAGGCAGGACACTAG
- a CDS encoding TolC family outer membrane protein has product MGISVAISSLLSGAAYATTLQQAIDKTMKTNPQIMEAAQNREATEFQLRQARGLYLPSVDLESGYGRRRLSDVTSGALTRSTDYLNPADVSLTITQTLFDGGDRKAQKDKQAARVDSASFRVQQRSEALALEVTQDYLEYMLQTEIVAAAEKNVAFHKQMVGNIEDSIKGGALTDADRYQGRERLQAANARLQEAKQELDATKIRYLQVVGEPISNAQRPASVSHYLPKTLDDAVFIAQKNNPQISSGKADVNAADADVRGSKSAFLPKLDLVGSARIGDDVDGNKGNTNDVQVGVVAKWNLYHGGIDTAHQQELVRRAAEQRYALSETYREVDQSVRSAWSERTNQAQLARILDGQEKTNAQLVTSYREQFKVGQRSLLDLLDAQNTRFNTEVLAKTADVASLFAEYKILAASGSLLSTMKLKPVDQATPYARDQFSVSSNTADPGYTKYDSHQKPGLPMDLLEPIR; this is encoded by the coding sequence ATCGGCATTTCGGTAGCCATTAGTTCTTTATTGAGCGGCGCTGCTTACGCTACGACATTGCAGCAGGCAATTGACAAGACAATGAAGACCAACCCGCAGATCATGGAGGCTGCCCAGAATAGGGAGGCAACCGAGTTCCAACTGCGGCAGGCGAGGGGGCTTTATCTGCCGTCGGTCGATCTGGAGTCGGGTTATGGTCGCCGTAGGCTTTCGGATGTCACGTCGGGAGCCCTGACGCGTAGCACGGATTACCTAAATCCGGCCGACGTCAGCTTGACGATTACGCAGACGTTGTTTGACGGCGGCGACCGCAAGGCACAGAAAGATAAGCAGGCGGCTCGTGTCGACAGCGCATCCTTTCGCGTCCAGCAGCGCTCGGAAGCCTTAGCGCTTGAAGTGACCCAGGATTATCTCGAATATATGCTGCAGACGGAAATTGTCGCGGCCGCGGAAAAGAACGTCGCCTTCCACAAGCAGATGGTCGGTAACATCGAGGATAGCATTAAGGGCGGGGCCCTTACCGATGCCGATCGTTATCAGGGCCGCGAGCGCCTGCAGGCGGCAAATGCCCGTCTTCAGGAAGCCAAGCAGGAACTGGATGCGACGAAGATCCGCTACCTTCAGGTCGTCGGCGAACCGATCAGCAATGCCCAGCGTCCGGCCTCCGTGTCGCATTACCTGCCGAAGACGCTGGATGATGCTGTCTTCATCGCCCAAAAGAACAATCCGCAGATTTCCTCCGGCAAAGCTGACGTGAACGCCGCGGACGCCGATGTCCGCGGTTCCAAGTCTGCCTTCCTGCCGAAGCTGGACCTTGTCGGCAGCGCCCGTATCGGTGACGATGTGGACGGCAACAAGGGCAACACCAACGACGTCCAGGTCGGTGTCGTCGCCAAGTGGAACCTCTATCACGGCGGCATCGATACCGCCCATCAGCAGGAACTGGTCCGTCGCGCCGCCGAACAGCGTTATGCGCTGAGTGAAACATATCGCGAGGTCGATCAGTCTGTTCGTTCCGCTTGGAGCGAGCGTACCAATCAGGCCCAGCTCGCGCGTATCCTGGACGGGCAGGAAAAGACAAACGCCCAGCTCGTGACGTCCTATCGTGAGCAGTTCAAGGTCGGTCAGCGCTCCCTGCTCGATCTGTTGGATGCCCAGAACACTCGCTTCAACACCGAGGTTTTGGCCAAGACGGCGGACGTCGCCTCGCTCTTTGCCGAATACAAGATCCTTGCCGCATCGGGCAGTTTATTGTCGACGATGAAGCTGAAGCCGGTCGATCAGGCAACGCCTTATGCCCGTGATCAGTTCAGCGTGTCGTCGAACACGGCTGATCCCGGCTATACCAAATACGACTCGCATCAGAAGCCCGGCCTGCCGATGGATCTGCTCGAGCCGATTCGCTAA